Genomic window (Halococcus saccharolyticus DSM 5350):
AATCCGCCGTTGCTCACGGCACCGGAGCCGTACGTCAGCCCGTTACCACACGTGCTGATCCTGACCGCCATCGTCGTCGGTGTGAGTCTCACTGCCGTTGCTCTGGGGCTGATCGTGCGGATCTACGAGGAGTATGGCACACTGAACGAGGACACGATCCGGAAGGTGATCGCCGATGAATGACCTCCCCGCGTTACTGGTTGCAGTTCCCCTCCTCGGCTCCGTCGCGGTACTACTCGCCGGACTCGCTCGCTCACGGACCGGGTGGCCAGTCGCCGTCTGCACGTCCCTCGTCCAACTGGG
Coding sequences:
- a CDS encoding cation:proton antiporter subunit C, whose amino-acid sequence is MMELLASRIYYLVSFLLLGVGTYMLIGNDNLVKKVIGMNIFQTGIFLFFIVAAFVDGGNPPLLTAPEPYVSPLPHVLILTAIVVGVSLTAVALGLIVRIYEEYGTLNEDTIRKVIADE